In Alphaproteobacteria bacterium, the genomic window AGTCGCTGCCAGTGTAACGGAAGCTGCACTTCTCCAAAACGCGCTGTGAGGCCGGATTGTCGAAATAATGCCGGACGCATACGCTTTTAGCGCTGAGCGCCGCAAAGGCATAGCCGCTAGCCTGCTGCGCCGCAGCCGTTGCGAAGCCCTGCCCCTCCGTGTCGCCGTTCGAATAGCCAAGCTCGTAGCGCCTGTGGCCCTGGTGCCGCAAGGTGACCGCGCCCGTCATCAGACCGCCGCTGTCGAGACAAAAGCTGATCTCGTGCCCGCTCTCCACCAAGGCCTCGCGCTTGGCGATCCAGCGTGCTGCGGCCCGGGTCGGGTAAGGGTGGGGGATGCGCGAGGTCATGCGGGCCACCCGCCAACTTGCGCAGATGGCTTGCAGGGCTGCTGTGTCGCCGGCGCGGAAAGGCCGCAGCCAAATGCCGTCGCAGGTATCATCGAGAATCTCTGGCGCGCCGCTAAGCATGATCGTGCTGTTAGCGAAGTGGGAATACAAAAAGGGA contains:
- a CDS encoding GNAT family N-acetyltransferase gives rise to the protein MLSGAPEILDDTCDGIWLRPFRAGDTAALQAICASWRVARMTSRIPHPYPTRAAARWIAKREALVESGHEISFCLDSGGLMTGAVTLRHQGHRRYELGYSNGDTEGQGFATAAAQQASGYAFAALSAKSVCVRHYFDNPASQRVLEKCSFRYTGSDWQWRQARQQFVPCRRYLLQAAGAL